The following are from one region of the Cloacibacterium normanense genome:
- a CDS encoding LysE family translocator — MLELILSAIGLGFMLSLVFIGPIFFLLIETSFCRGHRHALALDLGVITADILCIVAAYFASADLVELIDKHPGFYRITALIILVYGIFMMLTKTQMHVANEKKIISQNYFKTFVNGFLFNILNVGVILFWLVTVISVRNEYPDLQNFLLYISLVIATYLVIDLLKILLAKQFHYKLTQNLANKIRKTVGIILIIFSFFIFLQSYKKFNQFDKRLEEAESKEILYQKAK; from the coding sequence ATGCTTGAACTTATACTTTCGGCAATCGGATTAGGATTTATGTTGAGTCTTGTTTTTATAGGACCAATATTCTTTTTATTGATTGAGACTAGTTTTTGTAGAGGTCATCGTCATGCATTGGCATTAGATTTAGGCGTGATTACTGCAGATATTTTGTGTATTGTAGCTGCTTATTTTGCCAGCGCAGACTTGGTAGAACTTATAGACAAACATCCAGGATTTTACAGAATTACAGCGCTTATTATTTTGGTTTACGGAATTTTTATGATGCTTACCAAAACTCAAATGCACGTGGCTAATGAGAAAAAAATCATCAGTCAAAATTATTTCAAAACCTTTGTAAATGGTTTCTTGTTCAATATTTTGAATGTAGGGGTTATTTTATTTTGGTTGGTTACTGTAATTTCGGTGAGAAATGAATATCCAGATTTGCAGAATTTCTTGCTTTATATCAGTTTAGTGATTGCGACTTATCTTGTGATAGATTTACTCAAAATATTATTAGCCAAGCAATTTCACTATAAATTGACTCAAAATTTAGCTAATAAAATCCGAAAAACTGTAGGGATTATTCTTATCATTTTTAGTTTTTTCATCTTTCTGCAGAGTTATAAAAAATTCAATCAATTTGATAAGCGTTTAGAAGAAGCAGAAAGCAAAGAAATTCTCTACCAAAAAGCAAAATGA
- a CDS encoding S66 peptidase family protein, producing MKNIVFPKNLKKGDQIAIISPAGFVEEASLQSTINLIKSKGYETILGKNTLGKFENGYNYSGTEKERIQDLNWAFNNPEISAIWASRGGYGCQHLLRHLKLSEFRQNPKWYIGYSDNTVINSYLLKNNFASIHGQTVKTASFGVSEGSYEDIFKILEGKKIYYSVEKHQLNKNGKTEGELIGGNLALIYALLGTPYSFDFKDKILFIEDIGENFYALDRMLISLDLAGVFRKIKGLIIGGMTNMGDEKENKNYEEPFDEFAYEIIAQRIKKYNFPTLFGFPNGHIFDNRPLIIGSKVKMEVEEKGLVKIL from the coding sequence ATGAAAAATATTGTATTTCCTAAAAATTTAAAAAAAGGTGACCAAATAGCTATTATTTCTCCTGCAGGATTTGTGGAAGAAGCATCACTACAGAGCACCATCAATTTGATAAAATCAAAAGGCTACGAAACTATTCTTGGTAAAAATACTTTAGGAAAATTTGAAAACGGTTACAATTATTCAGGAACCGAAAAAGAAAGAATTCAGGATTTAAATTGGGCTTTCAATAACCCAGAAATTTCAGCGATTTGGGCTTCTAGAGGTGGTTATGGTTGTCAGCATTTGTTGAGACACCTCAAACTTTCAGAATTCAGACAAAATCCGAAATGGTATATTGGGTATTCTGATAATACAGTGATCAACAGTTATTTACTTAAAAATAATTTCGCTTCTATTCACGGACAAACCGTTAAAACGGCGAGTTTCGGGGTTTCTGAAGGAAGCTATGAAGATATTTTCAAAATTTTAGAAGGAAAAAAAATCTATTATTCCGTAGAAAAACATCAACTTAATAAAAACGGAAAAACTGAAGGAGAACTCATTGGCGGAAATTTAGCTTTGATTTATGCCCTTTTAGGAACGCCGTATTCATTTGATTTCAAAGATAAAATTCTTTTTATAGAAGATATTGGCGAGAATTTTTATGCGCTTGATAGAATGTTAATAAGTCTAGATTTGGCAGGAGTTTTCAGAAAAATTAAGGGATTAATCATCGGTGGAATGACCAATATGGGAGACGAAAAAGAAAATAAAAACTACGAAGAACCTTTTGACGAATTCGCTTACGAAATCATTGCTCAAAGAATCAAAAAATACAACTTCCCTACTCTTTTTGGTTTTCCAAATGGACATATTTTTGATAACAGACCTTTAATTATAGGAAGTAAGGTAAAGATGGAAGTTGAGGAAAAAGGATTAGTAAAAATTTTATAA
- a CDS encoding YraN family protein, giving the protein MAEHNDFGKLAEELAEQFLVEKNYKILAKNFRFQKAEVDIITEFGGKIVVIEVKARGTDIFMEPHEAVTKKKIKSIVSATDEYLKSLNIDKEVRFDIISVLPDETGKLKISHLEDAFEAFDAN; this is encoded by the coding sequence ATGGCAGAACACAATGATTTTGGCAAACTTGCAGAAGAATTGGCAGAGCAATTTTTAGTTGAAAAAAACTATAAAATCTTAGCCAAAAACTTTCGTTTTCAAAAAGCAGAAGTAGATATCATTACAGAATTTGGAGGGAAAATAGTAGTGATAGAAGTAAAAGCGAGAGGAACAGATATTTTTATGGAACCTCATGAAGCGGTGACCAAAAAGAAAATTAAATCCATCGTTTCTGCCACAGACGAATACCTAAAATCTCTAAATATAGACAAAGAAGTCAGGTTTGATATTATTTCTGTCCTTCCAGACGAAACAGGAAAACTTAAAATTTCACATTTAGAAGACGCTTTTGAAGCATTTGATGCAAATTAA
- a CDS encoding SDR family NAD(P)-dependent oxidoreductase, with the protein MKTIFITGATSGIGKATAETFAKQGHRLIICGRRKEVLEQLQIELSNITEVYSLVFDVRNQEEVENAIHSLPEEWKNIDVLVNNAGNAHGLESISEGNIADWDAMMDGNVKGLLYVSQPIIKIMKERNTGHIINISSVAARQTYANGVVYCASKRAVDVISEGMRIELTEFGIKVTNIQPGAVETDFSKVRFKGDEQRAATVYAGYEALKAEDIADAISYCVNAPERVSIAELCIYPKAQAEPRTIFRK; encoded by the coding sequence ATGAAAACAATATTCATCACTGGTGCAACTTCAGGAATTGGAAAAGCTACCGCAGAAACTTTTGCTAAACAAGGTCATAGATTAATCATTTGTGGTCGTAGAAAAGAAGTTTTAGAGCAATTACAAATCGAATTAAGCAATATTACAGAAGTGTACAGTTTGGTTTTTGATGTAAGAAACCAAGAAGAAGTAGAAAATGCCATCCATTCACTTCCAGAAGAATGGAAAAACATAGATGTTTTGGTGAATAATGCAGGAAATGCTCATGGATTAGAATCGATATCCGAAGGAAATATTGCAGATTGGGACGCGATGATGGACGGAAATGTAAAAGGACTGCTTTATGTTTCTCAACCGATTATTAAAATCATGAAAGAGAGAAATACAGGTCATATCATCAATATTTCTTCGGTTGCTGCGAGACAAACGTATGCAAATGGTGTGGTGTATTGTGCATCAAAACGCGCTGTAGACGTTATTTCCGAAGGAATGAGAATAGAACTTACAGAATTTGGAATCAAAGTGACTAATATACAACCAGGAGCTGTAGAAACTGATTTTTCTAAAGTAAGATTCAAAGGAGATGAACAACGTGCTGCAACAGTTTACGCGGGTTATGAAGCACTGAAAGCAGAAGATATAGCAGATGCGATTTCGTATTGTGTAAACGCGCCAGAAAGAGTTTCTATTGCAGAATTATGCATTTATCCAAAAGCACAAGCAGAACCGAGAACGATTTTTAGGAAGTAA
- a CDS encoding DNA cytosine methyltransferase, translating into MPNVIDLFCGVGGLSHGFIQEDFNVLAGIDIDETCRFAFEENNKSEFIAKSITDISAQEINRIYGENTDLKILVGCAPCQNFSSYMFKDKDKDSNKWKLLYEFSRLINEVQPDIVSMENVAQLINFKKAPVFEDFVSNLKSLGYYVHYEVVNCPDYGIPQNRKRLILLASKFGEIKLIPKTHNRDSYVTVKDAIGELPFIKDGEKDINDPIHFSRKLTPKNKKRIEATPYGGSWKDWNEDLRLECHKKETGKSFPSVYGRMVWEKPSPTMTTQCIGYGNGRFGHPVQDRAISLREAALLQTFPLDYKFVKNDQDYNSTILARQIGNAVPVKLGQVVAKSVKEHLKKLNKL; encoded by the coding sequence ATGCCAAATGTAATTGACTTATTTTGTGGAGTTGGCGGACTTTCACACGGATTCATACAAGAAGATTTCAATGTTCTTGCAGGAATTGATATTGATGAAACCTGTCGTTTTGCGTTTGAAGAAAATAATAAATCAGAATTTATAGCAAAAAGTATAACTGACATATCTGCCCAAGAAATAAATAGAATTTATGGGGAAAATACTGATTTAAAAATATTAGTTGGATGTGCACCTTGTCAAAATTTTTCTTCATATATGTTTAAAGATAAAGATAAGGATAGTAATAAATGGAAACTTTTATACGAATTTTCACGTTTGATAAATGAAGTTCAGCCAGATATAGTTTCAATGGAAAATGTGGCACAGCTCATTAATTTTAAAAAAGCCCCAGTATTTGAAGATTTTGTTTCCAATCTAAAATCTTTAGGTTATTATGTTCACTATGAAGTAGTAAATTGTCCAGATTATGGTATTCCTCAAAATAGGAAAAGATTGATTTTATTAGCTTCTAAATTTGGTGAAATTAAACTAATTCCTAAGACTCACAATAGAGACTCATATGTTACGGTAAAAGATGCTATTGGAGAATTACCTTTCATTAAGGACGGAGAAAAAGACATAAATGATCCTATTCATTTTAGTCGAAAACTCACACCGAAAAATAAAAAAAGGATTGAAGCAACACCTTATGGTGGAAGTTGGAAAGATTGGAATGAAGACTTGAGATTAGAATGTCATAAAAAAGAAACTGGTAAATCTTTTCCTAGTGTTTATGGAAGAATGGTTTGGGAAAAGCCATCTCCAACAATGACAACTCAATGTATTGGGTATGGAAATGGTAGGTTTGGTCATCCAGTACAAGATAGAGCAATATCACTTAGAGAGGCAGCTTTATTACAAACCTTTCCCTTAGATTATAAATTTGTTAAAAATGATCAAGATTATAATTCTACAATTTTAGCAAGACAAATAGGAAATGCTGTTCCAGTTAAATTAGGGCAAGTAGTTGCAAAAAGTGTAAAAGAACATTTAAAAAAACTAAATAAATTATGA
- a CDS encoding DUF262 domain-containing protein: MKTPEEQQLAEEQIKEIQIEYLYRIADFSIGELLKKFVLKDQEASFEEEYISGLYVPVYQRDFVWHVDMQSKFIESLFMGVPIQPLFAFELDDDGNMELLDGVQRLSSIKSFFDNELTLNALEELSALNGFTFSDLSSSRQRKFLNTQIKLYIINENTDEGVRADIFRRVNEGGIKLSPAEIRKGKFIGNKFYSFILEMSNSEEFNKLFSSRKETEKLRGEKEELITRFYGYSNEYTNYNQKLTPKAFLDNYISETDKIFDESQKTIMKNELDRTLEFIEKNIPNGFRKTEGSKTIPKVRFEAISVGTNLALREKSNLEVEDTKWLDSNEFKKWTTSDAANNKSKVIGRIEFVRDCLLGKIDINSLNYGN, from the coding sequence ATGAAAACACCAGAAGAACAACAATTAGCTGAGGAACAAATAAAAGAAATACAAATTGAGTATTTATATAGGATAGCAGATTTTTCTATTGGAGAACTTTTAAAAAAATTTGTTTTAAAAGATCAGGAAGCTAGTTTTGAGGAAGAATATATTTCTGGGTTATATGTTCCTGTTTATCAAAGAGATTTTGTTTGGCATGTTGACATGCAATCTAAATTTATTGAGTCTCTCTTCATGGGAGTGCCTATTCAACCTTTATTTGCGTTTGAATTAGACGATGATGGAAATATGGAACTTTTAGATGGAGTTCAAAGACTTTCATCTATTAAATCATTTTTTGATAATGAATTAACTCTTAATGCTTTAGAGGAATTATCAGCACTAAATGGCTTTACTTTTTCTGATTTGAGTTCTTCACGTCAAAGAAAATTTCTAAATACACAAATCAAATTGTATATTATCAATGAAAATACAGATGAAGGAGTTAGAGCTGATATCTTTAGAAGAGTAAATGAAGGAGGAATAAAATTATCCCCTGCAGAAATAAGAAAAGGCAAATTTATAGGAAATAAGTTTTATTCATTTATTCTTGAAATGTCCAATTCAGAAGAATTTAATAAACTTTTCAGTTCAAGAAAAGAAACAGAAAAGTTAAGAGGAGAAAAAGAAGAGCTTATTACTCGTTTTTATGGATATTCTAATGAATATACAAACTATAATCAAAAATTAACACCTAAAGCATTTTTAGATAATTATATATCGGAAACAGATAAAATTTTTGATGAAAGTCAAAAAACTATTATGAAGAATGAATTAGATAGAACTTTAGAATTTATTGAAAAAAATATTCCAAATGGTTTTAGAAAAACTGAAGGTTCTAAAACTATTCCTAAAGTTCGTTTTGAAGCAATTTCTGTGGGAACTAATTTAGCATTAAGAGAAAAAAGCAATTTGGAAGTGGAGGATACTAAATGGTTAGATTCTAATGAATTTAAAAAATGGACAACTTCAGATGCTGCGAATAATAAAAGCAAAGTAATCGGTAGGATTGAGTTTGTAAGAGATTGTCTTTTGGGTAAAATTGATATAAATTCTTTAAACTATGGAAATTAG
- a CDS encoding MAE_28990/MAE_18760 family HEPN-like nuclease gives MEIRNEFVKRISEINSFYEILRIIEFEKPKISGFNIDENKIENLIIDNNKIDTLRSTSYLLLYNLIESTIYNSIITIFDDINDKGLKYFDIIEEIQKYWLNNLYKHDDKKLKETIIDTIMNIANQIFSDTIVLASNEINYGGSLDAKTIFSTAKSVKLQIGNIKRVYDENTHGQTLLEIKRKRNWLAHGEKSFIEVGSSSTFSQLEDAKTYVIEFLSEYISSVENYISNQEYKKAII, from the coding sequence ATGGAAATTAGAAATGAGTTTGTTAAAAGAATTTCAGAAATAAATTCATTTTATGAAATCTTAAGAATTATTGAGTTTGAAAAGCCTAAAATTTCTGGATTTAATATTGATGAGAATAAAATAGAAAATTTGATTATTGATAATAACAAAATAGATACATTAAGATCTACATCATATCTTTTATTGTACAATCTTATAGAATCAACAATTTATAATTCTATCATAACAATTTTTGATGATATAAATGATAAAGGTTTAAAATATTTTGATATTATTGAAGAGATTCAAAAATATTGGCTCAATAATCTTTACAAACATGATGACAAAAAACTAAAGGAAACGATTATTGATACCATTATGAATATTGCAAACCAAATATTCAGTGATACTATTGTTCTAGCCTCAAATGAAATTAATTATGGTGGGTCTTTGGATGCTAAAACCATTTTTTCAACTGCAAAGTCCGTTAAATTGCAAATAGGAAATATAAAAAGAGTTTACGATGAAAATACTCATGGACAAACATTACTCGAAATAAAAAGAAAGAGAAACTGGTTAGCACATGGAGAAAAGTCATTTATTGAAGTTGGCAGTTCAAGTACTTTTTCTCAGTTAGAAGACGCAAAAACTTATGTTATAGAGTTTCTTTCAGAATATATTTCTTCTGTGGAAAACTATATTAGCAATCAAGAATATAAAAAAGCTATAATTTAA
- the tsaB gene encoding tRNA (adenosine(37)-N6)-threonylcarbamoyltransferase complex dimerization subunit type 1 TsaB — protein sequence MKILHIETSSKNCSVAISDGEELLCLCEEVSENYKQSESLHTFVEWALEGAEISLKDIEAVSLGKGPGSYTGLRIGAASAKGFCYGLKVPLIAVNSLETMIEPFLGQNYDVIIPLIDARRMEVYCAVFDGNSGEMLTETEAKILDEQSFKELEGKKILFVGDGAKKAQEIIQISGADFNENVYPSAKYLIKKSVEKFNREDFEDVAYFEPFYLKDFHGVKKKS from the coding sequence ATGAAAATCCTCCATATAGAAACCTCGTCTAAAAACTGTTCAGTTGCTATTTCTGATGGCGAGGAATTATTATGTCTTTGCGAAGAAGTTTCAGAAAACTATAAACAGTCAGAATCGCTACACACTTTTGTAGAATGGGCTTTAGAAGGCGCAGAAATTTCCTTGAAAGATATTGAAGCAGTTTCATTAGGAAAAGGTCCAGGTTCTTACACCGGTCTCAGAATTGGCGCAGCTTCGGCAAAAGGTTTTTGTTATGGTTTGAAAGTTCCTCTCATTGCTGTCAATTCTCTGGAAACGATGATAGAGCCGTTTTTAGGTCAAAACTATGATGTAATCATTCCATTAATCGACGCAAGAAGAATGGAGGTTTATTGCGCCGTTTTTGATGGAAATTCAGGGGAGATGTTGACGGAGACAGAAGCAAAAATCTTAGATGAACAATCTTTCAAAGAATTAGAAGGCAAAAAAATCCTTTTTGTAGGAGATGGAGCCAAAAAAGCGCAAGAGATTATACAAATTTCTGGAGCAGATTTTAATGAAAATGTGTATCCATCTGCGAAATATCTCATCAAAAAATCGGTGGAGAAATTCAACCGAGAAGATTTTGAAGACGTGGCGTATTTTGAGCCGTTTTATTTAAAAGATTTCCACGGGGTAAAGAAGAAATCTTAA
- the porW gene encoding type IX secretion system periplasmic lipoprotein PorW/SprE, producing MKKYILLALGSAVFLACSPRKDGYLNRKYQGFTTFYNVLFNGEEALNAELKQRDKSYRDNFHAPYIKLLTYEEQISSAQMENLGVSDNEEGVAPEDFYRDDTETGASVTNTGVSTLEIAEMKAQKAIDKHSMMFKGEEKNKTIFDAYLVLAKARLFQNKPLEALDALNTVQKIYKKDKRLSLAKVYEAYTYGKMKDYYRADETFRELKENKKLKKSEKKLLSIFYSEMLLNAGKKEEAVAELESAYKLNKNKKLRSRIAFLRGQILANLGKNEEARESFVTAYKNARNFEFEVKSQVEIAKTFNGKDDDYEGAKEYLEKISKKGTYASRKNEFYYALGLMAKKAGKKEEAQEFFQKSIKEKVSDPQVRGLAYYEIGKKFFEDNDYLSAGVYYDSAYAAMNYAPAKEELKSLTENIKDISKNYYLIKKNDSILKLTKMSNDERIAFFNKHIEGIKAKEAKEELERKKAEKESKNRVETVDFALLGNTDNNNSFLDFNGSKGFYFANQANISKGEKEFKQIWGNRALTDNWRTSTKMNSIEDLKNEALGITAAPDPRRYEPDFYIEKIPTKTEEILALKKDRDTASLGLGRMYENFFSNTSLATKTLYDLVDSKTDEETELQALYQIFSMNYEKNPSAAERAKQLILEKYPYTSYAEFVKNPKKADFTTSDSEVEKIYTQAFALYSEEKFDDSKKLIEETLQKYPKDVLVPKFTLLNAFNTGKTAGKEIMILQLEQLMLNYAKTPEGIKAKEMLQYLKSDIKVEQFDDNGNPISPKNEPAVAPQNVNSSSTNPERIQQNDSKQRNLQEMQQDDPLQPKDLKPKK from the coding sequence ATGAAAAAATATATACTTCTCGCTTTAGGTTCTGCAGTTTTTTTGGCTTGTTCGCCAAGAAAAGATGGCTATTTGAACCGTAAATATCAAGGTTTCACCACTTTTTACAATGTTTTGTTCAATGGAGAAGAAGCGCTCAATGCCGAATTGAAACAGCGAGATAAATCTTATCGAGATAATTTTCATGCGCCTTACATTAAATTACTCACTTACGAAGAGCAAATTTCTTCTGCTCAAATGGAAAATTTAGGCGTTTCTGATAACGAAGAAGGAGTAGCGCCAGAAGATTTTTACAGAGATGACACCGAAACTGGAGCTTCTGTTACCAATACTGGAGTTAGCACTTTAGAAATCGCAGAAATGAAGGCTCAAAAAGCGATTGATAAACATTCGATGATGTTTAAGGGCGAAGAAAAAAACAAAACTATTTTTGATGCTTATCTTGTTTTAGCAAAAGCCAGATTGTTCCAAAATAAGCCTTTAGAAGCACTTGACGCACTGAATACAGTTCAAAAAATTTATAAAAAAGACAAGAGACTTTCTTTAGCCAAAGTTTACGAAGCGTACACATACGGAAAAATGAAGGACTATTACCGCGCAGATGAAACCTTCCGTGAGCTGAAAGAAAATAAAAAACTCAAAAAATCTGAGAAAAAACTACTCAGTATTTTCTATTCGGAAATGCTTTTAAACGCTGGTAAAAAGGAAGAAGCTGTAGCAGAATTAGAAAGTGCTTATAAACTCAATAAAAACAAAAAATTAAGAAGTAGAATTGCTTTTCTTCGTGGACAAATCCTTGCTAATCTTGGCAAAAATGAAGAAGCGAGAGAAAGTTTCGTTACCGCTTATAAAAACGCCAGAAATTTTGAATTTGAAGTAAAATCTCAAGTAGAAATTGCCAAAACTTTCAACGGAAAAGACGATGATTACGAAGGTGCAAAAGAATATTTGGAAAAAATCAGTAAAAAAGGAACCTATGCTTCTAGAAAAAATGAATTCTATTATGCGCTCGGTTTAATGGCGAAAAAAGCGGGAAAAAAGGAAGAAGCGCAAGAATTTTTCCAGAAATCTATTAAAGAAAAAGTATCTGATCCTCAAGTTAGAGGTTTGGCTTACTATGAAATCGGGAAAAAGTTTTTTGAAGATAATGACTATTTAAGCGCTGGTGTATACTACGATTCTGCTTATGCCGCAATGAATTATGCACCTGCAAAAGAAGAACTGAAATCACTTACCGAAAACATAAAAGACATTTCTAAAAATTATTATCTCATCAAAAAGAACGACAGCATTCTGAAACTGACTAAAATGTCTAATGATGAGCGAATTGCCTTTTTCAACAAACATATTGAAGGGATAAAAGCCAAAGAAGCTAAGGAAGAACTCGAACGTAAAAAAGCAGAAAAAGAAAGCAAAAATAGAGTAGAAACCGTAGATTTTGCCTTACTAGGGAATACAGACAACAACAATTCTTTCTTGGATTTTAATGGAAGCAAAGGCTTCTATTTTGCCAATCAAGCCAATATTTCTAAAGGAGAAAAAGAATTTAAGCAAATCTGGGGAAATAGAGCGCTTACAGACAATTGGAGAACTTCTACCAAAATGAATTCTATAGAAGATCTTAAAAATGAAGCACTCGGAATTACGGCTGCTCCAGATCCTAGAAGATATGAACCTGATTTCTACATTGAGAAAATTCCGACCAAAACAGAAGAAATTTTAGCGCTCAAAAAAGACAGAGATACGGCAAGTCTTGGTCTGGGAAGAATGTACGAAAACTTCTTTTCTAATACTTCTTTAGCTACCAAAACACTTTACGATTTGGTAGATTCTAAGACTGATGAAGAAACAGAATTGCAAGCATTGTATCAAATTTTTTCTATGAATTATGAGAAAAATCCGAGTGCTGCAGAACGTGCTAAACAGTTGATTTTAGAGAAATATCCTTACACTTCTTATGCAGAATTTGTGAAAAATCCTAAAAAGGCAGATTTCACCACGTCTGATTCTGAGGTAGAAAAAATCTATACACAAGCTTTTGCTCTTTACTCTGAAGAAAAATTTGATGATTCTAAAAAATTGATTGAAGAAACTTTACAGAAATATCCAAAAGATGTTTTGGTTCCTAAATTTACCTTGTTGAATGCCTTTAACACAGGAAAAACTGCAGGAAAAGAAATCATGATTCTTCAACTAGAACAATTAATGCTGAATTATGCGAAAACTCCTGAAGGTATAAAAGCAAAGGAAATGCTTCAATATCTGAAAAGCGACATAAAAGTGGAACAGTTTGATGATAACGGAAATCCTATTTCACCGAAAAATGAACCAGCAGTTGCGCCACAGAATGTGAATTCTAGCTCTACAAATCCTGAAAGAATTCAGCAAAATGATTCTAAACAAAGGAATTTGCAAGAAATGCAACAAGATGATCCGCTGCAACCAAAAGATTTAAAACCTAAAAAATAA
- a CDS encoding Maf family nucleotide pyrophosphatase — MKILLGSNSPRRKELLQSLGFDFEVVSIDCDEVFPENLSVENIAGYLSELKADAYRNLEKNEILLTSDTIVTFEGKVLGKPKNREESVEMLQHLSGKTHQVYTAVSFKSSEKIITKTDVADVEFSEITDQEINFYIENYHPFDKAGSYGIQEWLGMAKISKINGSFYTIMGLPTHLVYETLKDLGF; from the coding sequence ATGAAAATATTACTCGGCTCTAATTCACCCAGAAGAAAAGAACTTTTACAAAGTTTAGGTTTTGATTTTGAGGTGGTTTCTATAGATTGTGACGAAGTTTTTCCAGAAAATTTATCCGTAGAAAACATTGCAGGATACCTTTCGGAACTCAAAGCAGATGCTTATAGAAATTTAGAAAAAAATGAAATTTTGCTCACTTCTGATACCATTGTTACCTTTGAAGGAAAAGTTCTCGGAAAGCCTAAAAATAGGGAAGAATCGGTAGAAATGCTTCAACATTTGTCAGGGAAAACTCACCAAGTTTACACCGCAGTTTCATTTAAAAGTTCTGAAAAAATCATCACTAAAACAGATGTAGCAGATGTAGAATTTTCAGAAATTACTGACCAAGAAATCAATTTTTACATCGAAAATTATCATCCTTTTGACAAAGCAGGAAGCTACGGAATTCAGGAATGGTTAGGCATGGCAAAAATCTCGAAAATCAACGGCAGTTTTTACACAATTATGGGATTGCCAACACATTTGGTTTACGAAACTTTAAAAGATTTAGGTTTCTAA
- a CDS encoding KdsC family phosphatase: MSHLEKLKNIKAFVFDVDGVFTDGSVYLLPEGNMCRVMNVLDGFAVVKALKKKYKICVITGGDDPMVRHRIHYLGITDYYAKVHHKLEKFEEFKTKYQLQNEEILTMGDDIPDIKMMKISGISACPPNSVAEVKEISDYISPIYGGKGAVRDVIEQVMKVQGTWIDDDTQSI, from the coding sequence ATGAGTCATTTAGAAAAATTAAAAAATATAAAAGCCTTTGTTTTTGATGTAGACGGCGTTTTCACAGACGGTAGCGTTTATCTATTACCAGAAGGAAATATGTGCAGAGTAATGAATGTTTTAGATGGTTTTGCAGTGGTAAAAGCATTGAAAAAGAAATATAAAATCTGTGTGATTACTGGCGGAGATGATCCCATGGTTCGTCACAGAATTCATTATTTAGGCATCACAGATTATTATGCAAAAGTGCATCATAAATTAGAAAAATTCGAAGAGTTTAAAACCAAATATCAACTTCAAAACGAAGAAATTCTTACGATGGGAGATGATATTCCAGACATCAAAATGATGAAAATTTCTGGAATTTCGGCTTGTCCGCCCAATTCTGTTGCAGAAGTAAAAGAAATTTCGGACTATATTTCTCCTATTTACGGTGGAAAAGGCGCTGTAAGAGACGTGATAGAACAAGTCATGAAAGTGCAAGGAACTTGGATTGACGATGATACGCAGTCTATTTAA
- a CDS encoding Rossmann-like and DUF2520 domain-containing protein translates to MQIVLIGSGNVAFHLAKAFTEAQIPISQIFGRNTTELQKISEQFSIPFSAKTLAEADLYIISVSDSSIAEVSALIKNENALVAHTSGSVSREALSGNYRKSVFYPLQTFSKSKNLDYSKIPFFIDAENENDEEILKNLASKISKNVMLANDEKRKYIHLTAVFACNFVNHLYARAKEISDSQGIPFDYFLPLIDETTQKIHELEPKLAQTGPAIRNDEKVLKLHESLLTDEEKLKIYKTLNESIKKMYH, encoded by the coding sequence ATGCAAATTGTACTCATCGGTTCTGGAAATGTGGCATTTCACTTAGCAAAAGCTTTTACAGAAGCTCAAATTCCTATTTCTCAAATTTTTGGAAGAAATACCACCGAACTTCAGAAAATTTCTGAGCAGTTTTCCATTCCTTTTTCTGCGAAAACGCTTGCTGAAGCTGATTTGTACATTATTTCGGTGAGTGATTCTTCGATTGCTGAAGTTTCAGCGCTCATCAAAAATGAAAATGCTTTGGTTGCACATACTTCTGGTTCTGTTTCACGTGAAGCATTGAGTGGAAATTACAGAAAATCAGTTTTTTATCCGCTTCAAACGTTTTCAAAATCAAAAAATTTAGACTATTCTAAAATTCCATTTTTCATAGATGCAGAAAACGAAAATGATGAAGAAATTTTGAAAAATTTGGCCTCAAAGATTTCTAAAAATGTAATGCTTGCCAATGATGAAAAACGAAAATACATTCATTTGACGGCGGTTTTTGCTTGTAATTTTGTGAATCATTTGTACGCGAGAGCCAAGGAAATTTCTGATAGTCAAGGAATTCCGTTTGATTATTTTTTGCCATTGATTGACGAAACTACCCAGAAAATTCATGAATTAGAACCAAAATTGGCACAAACTGGACCTGCCATCAGAAATGATGAAAAAGTGCTGAAGCTTCATGAATCTTTATTAACTGATGAAGAAAAACTAAAAATCTATAAAACCTTAAACGAATCGATAAAGAAAATGTATCATTGA